In a single window of the Acidobacteriota bacterium genome:
- a CDS encoding MFS transporter codes for MVPPASFIDFERLGYSYQVQSLSYGQLIRGNRNFRNLLAGQFISELGNWFNFIAGLGLVRHVSDASPMAAGLFFLARLLPFAIASPIAGTFVDRFSRRQVMIWTDIFRAIVALSFLLVTSKENLWIAYVATVVLHTFGAFFDGAKNASAPNLTGKEGLLSGVALLFSTRFLLMAIGSALGGWAAAAFGYETAFIINAISFLASAYTVWLIPEEATRDEATAGRMADKTAREPFVKELRDGIKYAFTEHFALTILVLNVIWAAGGGAVNMIFERLGGVHFAETEGWNPDVAVAVLWTVTGFGLAGGMFLAHRASIYLDRKGRNYQFVGWALIIHGLLFAAAANMPTLWLFGLLVFVSRLIIGVEYAVQETMFQRSLPDIIRGRISTIDRGAELAVFGISSYVAGGLMYYITPQTLTLFSGILSAFAGVFWFIRERPSGQSGERV; via the coding sequence ATGGTGCCTCCCGCCTCATTTATTGATTTCGAGCGGCTCGGCTATTCTTATCAGGTGCAGTCGCTCTCCTATGGCCAACTTATCCGCGGGAATCGCAACTTCCGCAACCTGCTTGCGGGCCAATTCATATCGGAGCTCGGTAATTGGTTCAACTTCATCGCGGGACTTGGTCTCGTACGTCACGTTTCTGACGCATCGCCGATGGCGGCAGGACTATTCTTTTTAGCTCGGCTCCTGCCGTTTGCGATAGCGTCGCCGATCGCGGGGACGTTCGTCGACAGGTTCTCGCGTCGGCAGGTGATGATATGGACGGATATTTTCCGGGCGATCGTTGCATTGTCATTTCTGTTGGTCACAAGCAAAGAGAATTTGTGGATCGCGTATGTGGCGACAGTTGTGCTGCATACGTTCGGCGCCTTTTTTGACGGGGCGAAGAACGCCTCGGCGCCCAATCTGACGGGCAAAGAAGGATTGTTGTCGGGTGTTGCTTTGCTGTTTTCGACGCGGTTCCTGCTGATGGCGATCGGCTCGGCGTTGGGCGGCTGGGCGGCAGCGGCATTTGGGTATGAGACGGCGTTCATCATAAACGCGATCTCATTTTTGGCGTCCGCCTACACGGTTTGGCTGATTCCCGAAGAGGCAACACGCGACGAGGCGACGGCAGGCCGCATGGCTGATAAAACGGCACGCGAGCCCTTTGTGAAAGAGCTTCGAGACGGCATCAAGTATGCGTTCACGGAGCATTTCGCATTAACCATACTCGTCCTGAACGTCATTTGGGCGGCGGGCGGCGGCGCGGTGAATATGATCTTTGAGCGGCTCGGCGGCGTGCATTTTGCCGAGACCGAAGGCTGGAATCCGGATGTTGCGGTCGCCGTGTTGTGGACAGTAACCGGATTTGGGCTGGCCGGCGGGATGTTCCTTGCTCATCGGGCGAGCATTTATCTCGACCGCAAAGGCCGCAATTATCAGTTCGTCGGCTGGGCGCTGATCATACACGGATTATTGTTCGCGGCGGCGGCAAACATGCCGACCCTGTGGCTATTCGGTCTGCTGGTATTCGTATCGAGGCTGATCATCGGCGTCGAATACGCGGTGCAGGAGACGATGTTCCAACGCAGTCTGCCCGACATCATACGCGGCCGCATCTCGACCATCGACCGCGGAGCCGAACTCGCCGTTTTCGGCATCTCAAGCTACGTCGCCGGCGGCCTGATGTACTACATTACGCCCCAAACCCTCACGCTGTTCTCCGGCATATTGTCCGCCTTCGCCGGCGTGTTTTGGTTCATCCGCGAAAGGCCAAGCGGGCAAAGTGGGGAACGGGTTTAA
- a CDS encoding TonB-dependent receptor plug domain-containing protein, translated as MQHSSFRRNVLPVFIGILVLSFIAGAQTAPKITVFVRDTNGDGIPGAGVVIKRAGNAAVVTCVADEEGFCRIPILPSDISEIAVSAKGFASASFSTTQPDGSYEVLLTPANIAIDLAVTTTLLAGTPESLDEIPGAISRIDGTTLVSTRAANFSEVLRKVSGVNVRDEEGIGLRPNISIRGTNPTRSTKILLLEDGIPLAYAPYGDNASYYHPPVERYEAIEVLKGSGQIAFGPQTVAGVINYITPQPTERPSLSLRMIGGNRRSFNGSGTASGTIGRTSIFAGFTRKQSDGSRENIDSKANDLTAKAVQRIDDRNVLTFKFSYFGEESNVTYSGLTEAEYAADPRQNPFKNDFFYGGRFGFSTAHTAVVSPSAVLNTTFYFNQFSRDWWRQSSNSGQRPNRLNVDPDCLSMADLNTTCGNEGRMRRYKTYGVEPRFTRSFSMGNSVRGEFQTGLRLHWEKQDRRQENGDLPLSRRGVLVENNFRSNFAFAGFVQQRFVFWRLAITPGVRFERIKVSRTNLLSMPRSFGEAIVTTVIPGVGVAYAGLPRMTIFAGVHKGFSPPRAEDVITNAGGVVELDPEESWNFEAGFRGDPFRGLKIEAAFFRNDYKNQIVPSSVAGAAGAALTNGGRTLQQGFEASAQADSGVWFGSRNNLYVRTAITYLSSAEFRGVRFSSLDPAVAIAGNRIPYTPKFLSTSSLGYSHTKGVDAFIENVFIGSQFGDDLNLSTSVANGQRGPINSQNYWNATANYSVERLRSTFFLTVKNLTGRTNIIDRTRGILPSSPRLIQGGIHIRFSK; from the coding sequence ATGCAGCACTCCTCATTTAGACGAAACGTTCTTCCCGTATTTATCGGCATTCTCGTGCTCTCGTTTATCGCAGGCGCCCAGACGGCTCCCAAAATTACTGTATTTGTCCGCGATACGAACGGTGATGGCATTCCGGGCGCCGGCGTTGTGATCAAAAGGGCCGGAAATGCGGCTGTTGTCACATGCGTCGCTGACGAGGAAGGCTTTTGCCGGATCCCTATTTTGCCATCGGATATCAGTGAGATTGCGGTGTCGGCTAAAGGTTTTGCTTCTGCTTCGTTCTCCACAACTCAGCCGGACGGATCTTATGAGGTATTACTGACGCCGGCGAACATCGCTATTGACCTCGCGGTGACGACGACGCTGCTCGCGGGAACGCCGGAAAGTCTGGACGAGATACCCGGCGCGATCAGCCGCATCGATGGAACGACGCTTGTTTCTACGCGAGCCGCCAATTTCTCAGAAGTATTGCGAAAAGTAAGCGGTGTGAATGTCCGCGATGAGGAAGGAATAGGCCTCCGCCCGAATATTTCGATACGCGGAACGAATCCGACGCGTTCGACTAAGATCTTGCTGCTTGAGGACGGCATTCCGCTCGCCTATGCACCGTATGGCGACAATGCTTCGTATTATCATCCGCCGGTCGAGCGTTACGAGGCGATCGAGGTTTTGAAAGGCTCGGGACAGATCGCATTCGGCCCGCAGACGGTCGCCGGCGTTATCAATTACATAACACCGCAGCCGACGGAGCGGCCAAGTTTGTCGCTGCGGATGATCGGAGGGAACCGAAGGTCTTTCAACGGCAGCGGGACGGCATCAGGAACGATCGGAAGAACGAGCATATTTGCCGGTTTTACGCGAAAACAGAGCGACGGCTCGCGTGAGAATATCGATTCAAAGGCAAACGATCTGACGGCGAAAGCAGTGCAGCGCATCGATGACAGAAATGTATTGACGTTCAAGTTCAGCTACTTTGGCGAGGAATCGAATGTTACATACTCAGGTCTGACGGAGGCGGAGTATGCAGCAGATCCACGTCAGAATCCTTTTAAGAACGATTTTTTCTACGGCGGCCGTTTCGGTTTTTCGACGGCTCATACGGCCGTGGTCTCGCCATCGGCGGTGCTAAACACCACGTTCTATTTCAATCAGTTCTCGCGGGACTGGTGGCGGCAATCGTCAAATTCGGGGCAGCGGCCTAATAGGCTGAACGTCGATCCCGACTGTCTCAGCATGGCCGATCTGAATACGACCTGCGGCAATGAGGGTCGCATGCGTAGATACAAAACGTACGGTGTAGAGCCGCGATTCACCCGGAGTTTTTCAATGGGAAACAGCGTACGCGGAGAATTTCAAACTGGTCTTCGCCTGCATTGGGAAAAGCAGGACCGGCGACAGGAGAACGGCGATCTGCCGTTGAGCCGTCGAGGCGTGCTGGTCGAAAACAATTTCCGGAGCAACTTTGCGTTCGCAGGTTTTGTTCAGCAGAGATTTGTGTTTTGGCGTCTGGCAATAACGCCCGGCGTGCGATTTGAACGTATCAAAGTGTCCCGGACCAATTTGCTGTCCATGCCGAGATCTTTTGGCGAAGCAATAGTAACGACGGTCATTCCGGGTGTTGGTGTAGCCTACGCTGGGCTGCCGCGGATGACGATATTCGCGGGCGTTCATAAGGGCTTTTCGCCGCCGCGTGCCGAAGATGTCATCACAAATGCAGGCGGTGTCGTTGAATTGGACCCCGAAGAAAGCTGGAATTTCGAGGCAGGCTTCAGAGGTGATCCGTTTCGAGGGCTGAAAATAGAGGCCGCGTTTTTTCGCAATGACTATAAGAATCAGATCGTGCCTTCGAGCGTCGCTGGCGCCGCCGGTGCGGCGTTGACGAACGGCGGCCGGACGCTGCAGCAGGGCTTCGAAGCTTCAGCACAAGCGGACAGCGGCGTGTGGTTCGGCAGCCGGAACAATCTTTATGTAAGGACCGCAATAACATATTTGTCGTCAGCAGAATTTCGCGGCGTCAGGTTCAGTTCGCTCGACCCGGCGGTCGCGATCGCCGGCAATCGCATTCCTTACACGCCCAAATTCCTTTCGACGTCGAGCCTCGGATATTCGCATACAAAGGGCGTTGATGCGTTTATCGAAAACGTATTTATCGGCAGCCAGTTTGGTGACGATCTGAATCTGAGTACCAGCGTTGCTAACGGCCAACGCGGTCCGATCAATTCACAGAATTATTGGAACGCAACCGCGAATTATTCCGTCGAGCGGCTGCGTTCGACGTTCTTTCTTACGGTCAAGAATCTAACTGGCCGTACAAATATAATTGACCGCACACGCGGCATTTTGCCGTCATCACCACGGCTGATCCAGGGCGGAATTCACATTCGTTTCAGTAAGTAG
- a CDS encoding enoyl-CoA hydratase/isomerase family protein, producing the protein MEFQTLEFELADGVATITMDRADALNALSQQLITDLDAAFRFASEQGARAMVLTGAGRAFCSGGDLREMKVLAEQEGRIEAFLEEPLGNLHRVIRLIRGLPIPVLAAVNGVCAGAGVNFALACDIVFAGDDASFREAFVRIGLSPDCGGTFFLPRVVGEKLAAEMLMTGDAVTAQRAAEIGMINRVVAADSLVDEAKAFASKLAAGPTGAIGRIKKMLNESFSNSLDAQLALEHECQIESGKSDDFKEGVAAFFEKRPPNFQGK; encoded by the coding sequence ATGGAATTCCAAACCTTAGAATTCGAATTAGCCGATGGCGTGGCGACCATAACGATGGACCGTGCCGATGCTTTGAATGCTCTTTCGCAGCAGCTCATAACCGACCTTGATGCGGCGTTTCGTTTCGCATCGGAACAAGGAGCCAGGGCCATGGTACTCACCGGAGCGGGACGCGCTTTTTGTTCCGGCGGCGACCTGCGAGAGATGAAAGTACTTGCCGAACAGGAAGGCCGCATCGAGGCTTTCCTGGAAGAACCGCTCGGCAATCTGCACCGCGTTATACGGCTGATCCGAGGGCTGCCGATACCTGTCCTCGCTGCCGTCAACGGCGTATGCGCGGGTGCAGGCGTCAATTTCGCCCTCGCGTGTGACATTGTTTTTGCGGGCGATGACGCTTCTTTCAGAGAGGCTTTTGTTCGTATCGGTCTTTCACCTGACTGCGGTGGCACTTTCTTTTTGCCGCGCGTGGTTGGTGAGAAGTTGGCAGCTGAGATGCTGATGACCGGCGATGCCGTTACCGCACAGCGTGCGGCCGAGATCGGCATGATCAATCGGGTGGTTGCCGCAGATTCACTTGTAGATGAAGCGAAAGCATTTGCTTCAAAATTGGCGGCCGGCCCGACCGGTGCAATTGGCCGCATCAAGAAGATGCTCAACGAATCCTTTTCAAACTCGCTTGACGCACAGCTAGCTCTGGAGCACGAGTGTCAGATCGAATCAGGGAAGAGCGATGATTTCAAAGAAGGCGTCGCCGCGTTCTTTGAAAAGCGGCCACCGAATTTTCAAGGGAAATAG
- a CDS encoding zinc-ribbon domain containing protein, protein MPDVEIPCVQCREIFIFSEKEQELFYQRNMMPPQRCPKCRSKKAVMREDSPKRFEIICDNCGKHDSVPFQPKTGRTVLCRECFESTRSRARTA, encoded by the coding sequence ATGCCCGATGTCGAAATACCATGCGTGCAGTGCCGCGAGATCTTTATTTTCAGCGAAAAAGAGCAGGAGCTCTTTTATCAGCGGAATATGATGCCGCCGCAGCGTTGTCCGAAGTGCCGCTCAAAAAAAGCGGTCATGCGGGAGGACTCTCCGAAGCGTTTCGAGATAATCTGCGACAACTGCGGAAAACATGATTCCGTCCCGTTCCAACCGAAGACCGGCCGCACCGTCCTTTGCCGCGAGTGCTTTGAATCAACCCGTTCGCGGGCAAGGACCGCATAG
- a CDS encoding histone deacetylase yields the protein MVTAIVHHPIYEKHDTGIGHPETPLRYRAVMDALHNDSELWGSLREITPAKAAQGIVQAAHTPQHFKRVEGAFASGMDRLDADTVISMRSFDAALVAAGGAIAAVDAVIQGEVRNAFVAARPPGHHATGERAMGFCLFNNIAVAARYAQNKYKEVERAVIIDWDVHHGNGTQGIFYSDPSVFFFSMHQYPWYPGTGSRGETGQGKGLGTTLNMPVKAFTKAADQVRAFEAAIEEIASKMKPDIIFISAGFDAHLTDPLGQLQIEDPDFAAMTRVMMQWADDACGGRIVSCLEGGYNLETLGETVKNHVRVLNS from the coding sequence ATGGTCACGGCTATAGTTCATCATCCGATATACGAAAAACACGATACCGGCATCGGTCATCCCGAAACGCCTCTGCGTTATCGCGCGGTGATGGACGCCCTGCATAATGATTCGGAGCTGTGGGGCAGCCTTCGCGAGATCACGCCCGCCAAAGCCGCTCAAGGCATCGTTCAGGCGGCTCATACGCCGCAGCATTTCAAGCGCGTTGAAGGAGCGTTCGCTTCGGGCATGGACCGACTCGATGCCGATACGGTGATATCTATGCGGTCATTCGATGCGGCACTCGTTGCGGCAGGCGGAGCGATCGCTGCCGTTGATGCTGTAATTCAGGGCGAAGTGCGAAATGCCTTCGTCGCGGCCCGACCGCCCGGACATCATGCGACCGGCGAGCGTGCGATGGGATTTTGCCTCTTCAACAACATCGCCGTAGCCGCACGCTATGCACAGAATAAGTACAAAGAGGTCGAGCGGGCAGTAATAATCGATTGGGACGTTCATCACGGCAACGGCACGCAAGGCATTTTCTATTCGGATCCATCAGTATTCTTTTTTTCGATGCACCAGTATCCGTGGTATCCGGGAACGGGTTCGCGAGGTGAGACCGGTCAGGGAAAGGGACTCGGCACAACTCTGAATATGCCGGTCAAGGCATTCACAAAGGCCGCGGATCAGGTTCGTGCATTCGAAGCCGCCATCGAGGAAATAGCGTCGAAAATGAAGCCTGACATTATCTTCATATCAGCCGGCTTTGATGCTCATCTAACAGATCCGCTGGGCCAGCTTCAGATCGAGGATCCCGATTTTGCCGCAATGACCCGCGTAATGATGCAGTGGGCGGACGATGCATGCGGCGGTCGCATCGTTTCGTGCCTCGAGGGCGGATATAATTTGGAAACTCTCGGTGAGACGGTGAAAAACCACGTTCGAGTGCTCAACTCGTGA
- a CDS encoding FAD-binding oxidoreductase has product MTQRIVIIGGGVVGASVAYHLTERGCRDVILLERENTLGAGSTGKATGGIRAQFETEINIRLSLYSLDFIKNAPFDCEYDPKGYLFLAQTDKHRNYLARSIELQRALGYSDVYPIDTENIAAVVPGLHLDDVVGGSFGLRDGFINPLALLEGFITNAALSGARVRTSAEVTAIELNGGRVSGVSTSEGKLECDAAVICSGSWAASLAATAGIDLPILPQRRQIVWAKNPEPLPEGLPMVIDLSDGFHFRPAREFHFGSHKSFSAHDVLFAYPDPDEPDSFNTEFDEAFIEKAYAKVEHRAPFLVDSEPVREKCRAGLYENTPDHHAVIGGCEVEGLFLACGFSGHGVMHSPATGRALAEILLDGEAKFMDVSMLHIDRFKNGELLHETAFI; this is encoded by the coding sequence ATGACGCAGCGGATCGTAATTATCGGCGGCGGCGTTGTCGGTGCCTCGGTCGCGTACCATCTGACAGAACGCGGCTGCCGCGACGTAATCCTGCTCGAACGCGAGAACACGCTCGGTGCGGGCTCGACCGGCAAGGCGACCGGCGGGATTCGCGCCCAATTTGAGACGGAGATCAATATTCGTCTTTCGCTCTATTCGCTGGACTTCATCAAGAATGCTCCGTTCGATTGCGAATACGACCCCAAAGGCTATCTCTTCCTTGCACAGACTGACAAACACCGAAATTATCTGGCACGCTCGATCGAGCTTCAGCGGGCGCTCGGCTATTCTGACGTTTATCCGATCGATACCGAGAACATCGCCGCCGTAGTTCCGGGATTGCATTTGGACGATGTTGTAGGCGGCAGTTTCGGCCTGCGTGACGGTTTCATCAATCCGCTCGCTTTGCTGGAAGGGTTCATCACGAACGCGGCCCTAAGCGGTGCCCGCGTAAGGACCTCTGCTGAGGTTACTGCGATAGAGCTGAACGGCGGAAGGGTTTCGGGCGTGAGCACTTCGGAAGGGAAGCTGGAGTGTGATGCCGCAGTGATATGCAGCGGGTCATGGGCAGCTTCGCTCGCCGCAACAGCAGGCATCGACCTGCCGATCTTACCGCAGCGGCGCCAGATAGTTTGGGCGAAAAATCCCGAGCCGCTTCCAGAAGGCCTGCCGATGGTGATCGACCTCAGTGACGGGTTTCATTTTCGCCCCGCGAGGGAATTTCATTTTGGCAGCCACAAGAGCTTTTCCGCACATGATGTGCTTTTCGCCTATCCCGACCCGGACGAACCGGATTCGTTCAACACAGAATTCGATGAAGCATTCATAGAAAAAGCCTATGCGAAGGTAGAACATCGGGCCCCGTTTCTTGTCGATAGCGAACCCGTAAGAGAGAAATGCCGAGCCGGGCTTTATGAGAATACGCCCGATCACCACGCCGTGATCGGCGGTTGCGAAGTCGAAGGCCTTTTCCTTGCGTGCGGGTTTTCCGGGCACGGAGTTATGCATTCGCCGGCTACAGGCAGGGCATTGGCGGAAATACTTCTAGACGGCGAGGCAAAGTTCATGGATGTATCAATGCTGCACATCGATCGTTTCAAAAACGGCGAGCTCCTGCACGAAACGGCGTTCATTTAG
- a CDS encoding VOC family protein, translated as MNIFHLAFPVDDLDAARDFYGNILGCEEGRSSDHWIDFNLFGHQIVTHLAPNYVRQAAANDVDKDSVPIPHFGIVLPMEDWRQLADRLKENGVKFVIEPKIRFAGEVGEQATMFFMDPAGNALEFKGFNDLSTVFAK; from the coding sequence ATGAATATCTTTCACCTTGCTTTTCCGGTTGATGATCTGGATGCCGCACGCGATTTCTATGGCAATATCCTCGGATGCGAAGAAGGCCGCAGCTCCGATCATTGGATCGATTTCAACCTCTTCGGCCATCAGATCGTTACTCACCTTGCACCCAATTATGTTCGACAGGCTGCGGCGAATGACGTTGACAAAGACAGTGTTCCGATACCGCATTTCGGCATCGTTCTGCCGATGGAAGACTGGCGGCAATTGGCCGATAGGCTAAAAGAGAATGGCGTGAAGTTCGTGATCGAACCGAAGATACGTTTCGCGGGCGAGGTCGGAGAACAGGCGACCATGTTCTTCATGGATCCTGCCGGAAACGCGCTTGAGTTCAAAGGATTCAACGACCTGTCGACGGTTTTTGCCAAATGA
- a CDS encoding SAM-dependent methyltransferase, whose amino-acid sequence MHENIEKFVAAFISSLQSGSFARMTVGNYKGDYKGLSKVLIRPIETKKGERLLAVYKYENRDMAKNYAAGEAAELLQSLFSRGFKSGHLFTAENDFQLDIGKRNSRLNVGRPTFSTAPKLAHDREKHRLIPLYRPYLKALGITDDSGRVRDRQQNKWRQINKFVEIIDGLISNSSLKEKKGLRLVDMGSGKGYLTFALFDHLTNSRNIDVELTGIETRSDLVGLCNDIAAACGFGGLKFVESDIASFEIKQIDLLIALHACNTATDDAIYKGITSNAEIIVTAPCCHQELRPQITPPAMLRDVMKHGVIMERTAESLTDGIRSMLLECEGYGTKMIEFVPLEHTPKNNMLVAVRSDKTADTSKLRKRLDELKAAFGISSQRLDDLLTAIRRDRH is encoded by the coding sequence ATGCACGAAAACATCGAAAAATTCGTCGCCGCATTCATCTCGTCGCTGCAAAGCGGTAGTTTTGCCCGAATGACCGTCGGCAACTACAAGGGCGATTATAAAGGTCTATCAAAGGTCCTGATCCGGCCGATAGAAACTAAAAAAGGCGAAAGGCTTTTGGCGGTTTATAAGTATGAGAACCGCGACATGGCAAAGAATTATGCCGCAGGCGAGGCCGCGGAGTTGCTGCAGAGCCTCTTTTCGCGGGGGTTTAAGAGCGGCCATCTTTTCACTGCCGAGAACGACTTCCAGCTCGACATCGGCAAACGGAATTCCCGCCTGAACGTTGGCAGACCCACCTTTTCCACTGCTCCGAAGCTCGCACACGATCGCGAAAAGCACCGTCTTATACCGCTCTACCGCCCTTATCTAAAAGCTCTCGGCATCACGGACGACTCCGGACGTGTTCGCGACCGTCAACAAAATAAATGGAGACAGATCAACAAATTCGTCGAAATAATCGACGGACTCATCTCGAACTCATCGCTAAAAGAAAAGAAGGGCTTGCGGCTGGTCGACATGGGCTCGGGCAAAGGTTATCTGACGTTCGCTCTATTTGACCATCTAACAAATTCACGAAATATCGACGTTGAATTGACCGGCATCGAAACGCGGAGCGATCTCGTCGGGCTTTGCAATGACATTGCTGCTGCATGCGGCTTTGGCGGTTTGAAGTTCGTCGAATCTGACATCGCATCCTTTGAGATAAAGCAGATCGACCTTCTGATCGCTCTCCACGCCTGCAATACCGCGACCGACGATGCCATCTATAAAGGTATAACGTCGAATGCCGAGATCATCGTTACCGCGCCGTGCTGTCATCAGGAACTGCGGCCGCAGATCACACCACCGGCGATGTTGCGTGACGTTATGAAACACGGCGTAATAATGGAAAGGACCGCAGAGTCGCTGACGGACGGCATCCGCAGCATGCTATTGGAGTGCGAGGGTTACGGGACGAAAATGATAGAATTCGTGCCGCTGGAGCATACGCCGAAAAATAATATGCTCGTCGCTGTTCGAAGTGACAAGACGGCTGACACATCGAAGCTTCGTAAGCGTCTCGATGAATTAAAAGCCGCGTTCGGCATAAGTTCACAAAGATTGGATGATCTGCTGACCGCGATCCGACGAGATCGGCATTGA
- a CDS encoding DUF1801 domain-containing protein: MRSEAKTPDEYIASLPDDRREGMAKLRSVINANIPAGFEENMGYGMMGWEVPQSIYPAGYHCDPKQPLPFMGIASQKNNIAIYHMGIYRDEALYNWFVEQWPKYSSKKLDMGKSCIRIRKAEDIPFELIGKLAKKMTVKKWIKLYEEMLKR; encoded by the coding sequence ATGAGATCAGAAGCAAAAACCCCTGACGAGTACATCGCATCGCTGCCGGACGACCGCCGCGAGGGCATGGCAAAACTGCGTTCGGTGATAAACGCCAATATCCCCGCAGGTTTTGAGGAAAATATGGGCTACGGAATGATGGGCTGGGAGGTGCCGCAATCCATCTATCCCGCGGGCTATCATTGCGACCCGAAACAGCCGCTCCCTTTCATGGGCATCGCATCGCAAAAGAACAATATCGCCATCTATCACATGGGCATTTACCGTGACGAGGCTTTGTACAATTGGTTCGTCGAGCAATGGCCGAAATATTCGTCAAAGAAGCTCGATATGGGCAAGTCGTGCATCAGGATAAGAAAAGCAGAGGACATCCCGTTCGAACTCATCGGAAAACTCGCAAAAAAGATGACCGTGAAGAAATGGATCAAGCTCTATGAAGAGATGCTGAAACGCTGA